Proteins encoded within one genomic window of Halomonas sp. YLGW01:
- a CDS encoding LysR family transcriptional regulator, producing MRWTLDQLECLIAAAEQGSFSAAARRLGRAQSAISTAIGHLEDDLGCTLFDRQGRLPQLTAAGEALLHEARAVLHQCQRLDARARAIAEGEEARLVMAIDEALVEMPPVDATLEALAHRYPALQLTLLYGAQGDIAGWVEDRTADIGILLSQQARGPLLEGQRIAHLEQLLVVARDHPLARLPAPDLTDLAGHRQLVIASRSGGAGGQATSARFWRLNSFYSMAELATRGLGWALVPQHIASYPPFRDHLTPLTGEALGVAPRIEVEMIAHRDSAQGPVARWLRQSLGKGFRGREER from the coding sequence ATGCGCTGGACCCTGGATCAGCTGGAGTGCCTGATCGCCGCCGCCGAGCAGGGCTCGTTCTCCGCCGCAGCACGCAGGTTGGGGCGGGCCCAGTCGGCGATCAGCACCGCCATCGGCCACCTGGAGGACGATCTGGGCTGCACGCTCTTCGACCGCCAGGGGCGGCTGCCGCAGCTGACGGCCGCCGGCGAGGCGCTGCTGCACGAGGCGCGCGCGGTGCTGCATCAGTGCCAACGGCTGGACGCCCGCGCCCGCGCCATCGCCGAGGGCGAGGAGGCGCGCCTGGTCATGGCCATCGACGAGGCGCTGGTGGAGATGCCCCCGGTGGACGCCACCCTGGAGGCCCTGGCGCATCGCTACCCGGCCTTGCAGCTGACGCTGCTCTATGGTGCCCAGGGCGATATCGCCGGCTGGGTCGAGGACCGCACCGCCGATATCGGCATCCTGCTGAGCCAGCAGGCGCGAGGCCCGCTTCTGGAGGGCCAGCGCATCGCTCACCTCGAGCAGCTGCTGGTGGTGGCCCGGGATCATCCCCTGGCGCGCCTGCCGGCGCCCGACCTCACCGACCTGGCCGGCCATCGCCAGCTGGTGATCGCCTCGCGCAGCGGCGGCGCCGGCGGGCAGGCCACCAGCGCCCGCTTCTGGCGGCTGAACAGCTTCTACTCGATGGCGGAGCTCGCCACCCGAGGTCTCGGTTGGGCCCTGGTGCCACAGCATATCGCCAGCTACCCGCCCTTTCGCGATCACCTGACGCCCCTGACCGGCGAGGCGCTGGGGGTGGCCCCGCGCATCGAGGTGGAGATGATCGCCCACCGCGACAGCGCTCAGGGGCCGGTGGCGCGCTGGCTGCGCCAGTCACTGGGCAAGGGCTTTCGCGGCCGCGAGGAGCGCTGA
- a CDS encoding PACE efflux transporter has translation MRSVRERLAQSALFEAGGLLLVTPLANLISGHGMGKLGALGVALATVAMGWNLVWNRLFDHWVPSRRRSFLERLAQALGFEAGLVVLTLPGVAWWLEIGLLEALWLDIGFVLFFLAYGLIFNTLFDRVMRRRLARGGSS, from the coding sequence ATGCGCTCGGTAAGGGAACGGCTCGCCCAAAGCGCCCTGTTCGAGGCCGGTGGCCTCTTGCTGGTCACGCCGCTGGCCAACCTGATCAGCGGCCATGGCATGGGCAAGCTGGGTGCTCTGGGGGTTGCCCTGGCGACCGTCGCCATGGGCTGGAACCTGGTCTGGAACCGACTCTTCGATCACTGGGTGCCGAGCCGGCGGCGCAGTTTCCTTGAGCGTCTCGCTCAGGCACTTGGGTTCGAGGCCGGTCTGGTGGTGCTGACCCTGCCCGGGGTGGCCTGGTGGCTCGAGATCGGGCTCCTCGAGGCCCTTTGGCTGGATATCGGTTTCGTGCTCTTTTTCCTGGCCTATGGCCTGATCTTCAATACGCTCTTCGATCGTGTGATGCGCCGTCGACTGGCGCGGGGAGGTAGCTCATGA
- a CDS encoding SMR family transporter, with the protein MTYVFLALAILAEVVATSALKASEEFTRLWPSVLVVVCYGLAFYLLSLALRTLPVGIAYAFWAGLGITLVTLIGMVVYGERPDLPAVIGLGMIVGGVVVIQVFSSVASH; encoded by the coding sequence ATGACCTATGTATTTCTGGCGCTCGCCATCCTGGCCGAGGTCGTCGCGACCAGCGCCCTCAAGGCCTCCGAGGAGTTCACCCGGCTCTGGCCCAGCGTGCTGGTGGTGGTCTGCTACGGGCTCGCGTTCTATCTGCTTTCCTTGGCGCTTCGTACCCTGCCGGTGGGGATCGCCTACGCCTTCTGGGCCGGACTCGGCATCACCCTGGTGACCCTGATCGGCATGGTGGTCTATGGCGAGCGGCCCGACCTGCCGGCGGTGATCGGGCTTGGCATGATCGTTGGCGGCGTGGTGGTGATTCAGGTATTTTCCAGCGTGGCGTCTCACTGA
- the dacB gene encoding D-alanyl-D-alanine carboxypeptidase/D-alanyl-D-alanine-endopeptidase, translated as MPRLLRSLLVILVCCVGGVSLAQASGFERLASLEEQGFLIGAEARLLDSGEVLGEIAPDRELSPASVSKLYLAAAALDRWGPQHRFTTRLLTAGALSTEGVVTGDLIFEGGGDPALVAEDLWRLVQQLRQQGVTRVEGALEINQWRYGPVQCITTDRCEARRRGTNAYSALLSAAGVDYGSWCLAVRPGAALGDSARIASCASGAPLTRVDNRVDTAGADGRTRLEAERLTDGEGDRLVLEGSIALGDGPRYVYRASSDPAEQTADTLASLLDQAGIAVTGGTRVVSTRPPATTTELAAVQGKPLQELLQRTLNYSNNFMADVLALDLVGSPRATLPQAGDAVEAFALAIPGHGPLTLESGSGLTTGNRTTARGVTVLLERMYRRPALFPSFIAGLQSPTNGTMRFLRRGSDTFQEGVMLKTGTLNQPFAVRAAGGYFRTRSGRWGVFAALVNGTASTPYLAWRQVLEPLADDLETMILSH; from the coding sequence ATGCCCCGTCTGTTGCGTTCATTGCTGGTGATACTGGTGTGCTGTGTCGGCGGGGTGTCGCTGGCTCAGGCCTCGGGCTTCGAGCGGCTGGCTAGCCTCGAGGAGCAGGGCTTTCTGATCGGTGCCGAGGCCCGGCTGCTGGACAGCGGCGAGGTGCTTGGTGAGATCGCCCCCGACCGCGAGCTGTCGCCGGCCTCGGTCTCCAAGCTCTATCTGGCCGCCGCGGCGCTGGATCGCTGGGGGCCCCAGCACCGCTTCACCACCCGCCTGCTGACGGCGGGTGCGCTCTCCACCGAGGGCGTGGTGACGGGGGATCTGATCTTCGAGGGGGGCGGTGACCCGGCCCTGGTCGCGGAGGATCTGTGGCGGCTGGTGCAGCAGCTGCGCCAGCAGGGCGTGACCCGGGTGGAGGGCGCGCTCGAGATCAATCAATGGCGCTATGGCCCGGTGCAGTGCATCACCACCGATCGCTGCGAGGCCCGCCGGCGGGGCACCAATGCCTACAGCGCGCTGCTCTCCGCGGCGGGGGTCGATTACGGCAGCTGGTGCCTGGCAGTCCGTCCCGGGGCGGCGCTCGGCGACTCCGCACGCATTGCCAGCTGCGCGAGCGGCGCGCCGCTAACCCGTGTCGACAACCGGGTGGACACCGCCGGCGCCGATGGTCGCACCCGCCTGGAGGCCGAGCGCCTCACCGACGGAGAGGGCGATCGCCTGGTGCTCGAGGGCTCCATCGCCCTGGGCGACGGGCCGCGCTATGTCTATCGCGCCAGCTCCGACCCCGCCGAACAGACGGCCGACACGCTGGCATCACTGCTCGACCAGGCCGGCATCGCCGTGACCGGCGGCACGCGCGTGGTCAGCACGCGGCCGCCGGCGACGACCACCGAGCTCGCCGCGGTGCAGGGCAAGCCGCTGCAGGAACTTCTGCAGCGCACCCTCAACTACTCGAACAACTTCATGGCCGATGTGCTGGCCCTCGATCTGGTCGGCAGTCCCCGGGCGACCCTGCCCCAGGCCGGCGATGCCGTGGAGGCCTTCGCCCTGGCGATTCCCGGCCACGGCCCCTTGACCCTCGAGAGCGGCAGCGGCCTGACCACCGGTAATCGCACCACCGCCCGCGGGGTCACGGTGCTACTCGAGCGCATGTATCGACGTCCGGCGCTGTTCCCGAGTTTCATCGCCGGCCTGCAGTCTCCCACCAACGGCACCATGCGCTTCCTGCGTCGCGGCAGCGACACCTTCCAGGAAGGCGTGATGCTCAAGACCGGCACCCTCAACCAGCCCTTCGCGGTGCGGGCCGCCGGTGGCTACTTCCGCACCCGCAGCGGGCGCTGGGGCGTGTTCGCGGCATTGGTCAACGGCACCGCCAGCACGCCCTATCTGGCCTGGCGTCAGGTGCTCGAGCCGTTGGCCGATGATCTCGAGACGATGATCCTGAGTCACTGA
- a CDS encoding diacylglycerol kinase, translating into MKPGHTGWRHLIHSTRYSIKGLRAAFHNEAAFRQELGLCLVLVPLALWLGQTPVEWILLIGSCLLVLIVELINSAIESVVDRIGVERHELSGRAKDIGSAAVMLALMIAGLTWGLLTWQRFVG; encoded by the coding sequence ATGAAGCCAGGACACACCGGCTGGCGCCACCTGATTCACTCCACCCGCTATTCCATCAAGGGGCTGCGCGCGGCCTTTCACAACGAGGCCGCCTTTCGCCAGGAGCTGGGCCTGTGCCTGGTGCTGGTGCCGCTGGCGCTCTGGCTCGGCCAGACCCCCGTCGAATGGATCCTGCTGATCGGCAGCTGCCTGCTAGTGCTGATCGTCGAATTGATCAACTCGGCGATCGAGAGCGTGGTCGATCGTATCGGGGTCGAGCGCCATGAGCTATCTGGGCGGGCCAAGGACATCGGCTCGGCGGCGGTGATGCTGGCGCTGATGATCGCCGGGCTGACCTGGGGCCTGCTGACCTGGCAGCGCTTCGTAGGCTAG
- the glnE gene encoding bifunctional [glutamate--ammonia ligase]-adenylyl-L-tyrosine phosphorylase/[glutamate--ammonia-ligase] adenylyltransferase has product MALPDGFLPLIEIPHRLHASLGETSRRLDEALERADARARQQDSDPLSDTWRALSESRREQLAKVLAVSTFATDTLVHYPDWLASLDANGELESAPSPGLLAQWLNEALGEVGDEAAMQAAIRRFRRERMLGIVWRDLTRPPGTTMWDTAGAVSRLAEACLDGALGWLEAHLEARWGRPEPRADGSPQRLVVLGMGKLGAGELNLSSDIDLIFAFPEKGVTQGGKREFEHQEYFTKLGQKLIAALDAVTADGFAFRVDMRLRPLGDGGPLVGSFAMLSSYYQDQGREWERYAMLKARPVAGDVDAGAELLASLTPFVYRRYLDFGAIESLREMKSMINREVKRRGMDDNIKLGRGGIREVEFVVQAFQLIRGGRDTELQVTSLKTALERLPALGLLPQDVVDELTPDYVFLRDLEHALQALEDRQTQALPHDDGQRERIALALDMADWPALVARLSEVRDRVRGHFDAVIADPEEEAEGAVEDDGADYGELRALWRGELSEEEAATLLEGAGFAEPARADRRLAALRQSRAVQGMQRIGFERLDALMPLLLEAVSDSEAPDTVLERVLPLIESVLRRTAYLALLRENREALGHLMRLCGASPWIAEQIARHPILLDELLTPSTLYTPADKARLADELRQALGRIPEDDEEAQLEALRVFKHAQVLHVAASDIVGTRALMKVSDYLTFIAEVVLEQVLAMAWKHLTRKHGYPKRRDGSHGETDFIIVGYGKLGGIELGYSSDLDLVFIHDAASQGSTDGERPIDNPVFFTRLGQRIIHLLTAVTPAGALYEVDMRLRPSGNAGLLVTTLEAFADYQRREAWTWEHQALVRARALAGDAELVQRFDVVRREVLGQTRELPALREEVIRMRHKMRDHLGSSATAREAGAFDLKQDAGGMVDIEFLCQYAVLAMGHDCEALLAYSDNMRILETLEEHDLLPAEEAKGLREAYLAYRNAFHRAALTKEAVSDDFTAQRALVGRLWQRLLEEADATTPPDTSHQETPP; this is encoded by the coding sequence ATGGCGCTGCCCGATGGCTTTCTGCCGCTAATCGAGATTCCCCACCGCCTGCACGCCTCGCTTGGCGAGACCTCGCGGCGCCTTGACGAAGCGCTTGAGCGTGCCGATGCGCGGGCCCGCCAACAGGACAGCGACCCGCTCAGCGATACCTGGCGGGCGCTGAGTGAGTCCCGCCGCGAGCAGCTGGCCAAGGTGCTGGCGGTTTCCACCTTCGCCACCGATACCCTGGTGCACTATCCCGACTGGCTGGCGAGCCTGGATGCCAACGGCGAGCTCGAAAGCGCGCCGTCGCCCGGGTTGCTCGCCCAGTGGCTCAATGAGGCCCTCGGCGAGGTCGGCGATGAGGCCGCCATGCAGGCGGCCATTCGCCGCTTTCGCCGCGAGCGCATGCTGGGCATCGTCTGGCGCGACCTGACCCGCCCTCCCGGCACGACCATGTGGGACACCGCCGGCGCCGTCTCGCGCCTTGCCGAGGCTTGCCTCGACGGTGCGCTCGGCTGGTTGGAGGCGCACCTCGAGGCCCGCTGGGGCCGGCCCGAGCCCCGTGCCGATGGTAGTCCTCAGCGGCTGGTGGTGCTGGGCATGGGCAAGCTAGGTGCCGGCGAGCTCAACCTGTCCTCCGACATCGACCTGATCTTCGCCTTCCCCGAGAAGGGCGTGACCCAGGGCGGCAAGCGCGAATTCGAGCATCAGGAATACTTCACCAAGCTTGGCCAGAAGCTGATCGCGGCCCTGGATGCGGTGACCGCCGATGGCTTCGCTTTCCGCGTCGACATGCGCCTGCGCCCGCTGGGCGACGGCGGCCCGCTGGTGGGCAGCTTCGCCATGCTGTCGAGCTACTATCAGGATCAGGGCCGTGAGTGGGAGCGCTATGCCATGCTCAAGGCCCGGCCCGTCGCCGGCGACGTCGATGCCGGTGCCGAGCTGCTGGCGAGCCTCACCCCCTTCGTCTATCGCCGGTATCTGGATTTCGGCGCCATCGAATCGCTGCGCGAGATGAAGTCGATGATCAATCGCGAGGTCAAGCGCCGGGGCATGGATGACAACATCAAGCTCGGCCGCGGCGGGATCCGCGAGGTCGAGTTCGTCGTCCAGGCCTTCCAGCTGATTCGCGGCGGGCGCGATACCGAGCTGCAGGTCACCTCCCTGAAGACGGCCCTCGAACGCCTGCCGGCGCTGGGCCTGCTGCCCCAGGACGTCGTCGACGAGCTGACCCCGGATTATGTGTTCCTGCGCGACCTGGAGCACGCCCTCCAGGCCCTCGAGGACCGCCAGACCCAGGCGTTGCCCCATGACGACGGCCAGCGCGAGCGCATCGCCCTGGCGCTGGACATGGCCGACTGGCCGGCCCTGGTGGCGCGCCTCTCGGAGGTGCGCGATCGGGTGCGGGGCCACTTCGATGCGGTGATCGCCGATCCCGAGGAGGAGGCCGAGGGCGCCGTGGAGGACGACGGCGCCGACTATGGCGAGCTGCGCGCCCTGTGGCGGGGCGAGCTGTCCGAGGAGGAGGCGGCGACGCTGCTGGAGGGCGCGGGCTTCGCGGAGCCCGCCCGGGCGGATCGGCGCCTCGCCGCCCTGCGTCAGTCCCGGGCGGTGCAGGGCATGCAGCGTATCGGCTTCGAGCGCCTGGATGCGTTGATGCCCTTGCTGCTCGAGGCGGTGAGCGATAGCGAGGCGCCGGATACCGTGCTCGAGCGGGTGCTGCCGCTGATCGAGTCGGTGCTGCGACGCACCGCCTATCTGGCGCTGCTGCGCGAGAATCGCGAGGCGCTCGGCCACCTGATGCGGCTGTGCGGGGCGAGCCCCTGGATCGCCGAGCAGATCGCCCGGCATCCCATCCTGCTCGACGAGCTGCTCACTCCCTCGACGCTCTATACCCCCGCCGACAAGGCGCGGCTGGCCGACGAGCTGCGCCAGGCCCTGGGGCGGATTCCCGAGGACGACGAGGAGGCCCAGCTCGAGGCGCTGAGGGTGTTCAAGCATGCCCAGGTGCTGCACGTGGCGGCCTCCGACATCGTCGGCACCCGGGCGCTGATGAAGGTCAGCGACTACCTGACCTTCATCGCCGAGGTGGTGCTGGAACAGGTGCTGGCGATGGCCTGGAAGCACCTGACCCGCAAGCACGGCTACCCTAAGCGCCGGGACGGAAGCCACGGCGAGACCGACTTCATCATCGTCGGCTATGGCAAGCTCGGCGGCATCGAGCTTGGCTACAGCTCCGACCTGGATCTGGTGTTCATCCACGACGCCGCCTCCCAGGGCAGCACCGACGGCGAGCGGCCGATCGACAACCCGGTGTTCTTCACCCGCCTGGGGCAGCGCATCATCCACCTGCTGACTGCGGTGACGCCCGCCGGCGCCCTCTATGAGGTCGACATGCGCCTGCGTCCCTCGGGCAACGCCGGCCTGCTGGTGACCACCCTGGAGGCCTTCGCCGACTATCAGCGCCGCGAGGCCTGGACCTGGGAGCACCAGGCGCTGGTGCGCGCCCGGGCGTTGGCCGGCGACGCCGAGCTGGTGCAGCGCTTCGATGTCGTGCGTCGCGAGGTGCTCGGCCAGACCCGCGAGCTGCCGGCGCTGCGTGAGGAGGTGATCCGGATGCGCCACAAGATGCGCGATCACCTGGGCAGCTCGGCGACGGCTCGTGAGGCCGGCGCCTTCGACCTCAAGCAGGATGCCGGCGGCATGGTCGATATCGAGTTCCTTTGCCAGTACGCGGTGCTGGCCATGGGCCACGACTGCGAGGCGCTGCTGGCTTACAGCGACAACATGCGCATCCTCGAGACCCTAGAGGAGCACGACCTGCTGCCCGCCGAGGAGGCCAAGGGCCTGCGAGAGGCCTATCTGGCCTACCGCAATGCCTTCCATCGCGCGGCCCTGACCAAGGAAGCGGTCAGCGACGATTTCACCGCCCAGCGCGCCCTGGTCGGCCGCCTCTGGCAGCGCCTGCTGGAGGAGGCCGACGCCACAACGCCCCCCGACACTTCACACCAGGAGACGCCCCCGTGA
- the aroQ gene encoding type II 3-dehydroquinate dehydratase, with translation MSQGKVLVLHGPNLNLLGTRQPEIYGHETLEDINHALYEQAALNDWDIACRQSNHEGELIDAIQGARLDGTSAIIINPAAYTHTSVAILDALNAFDGRVIEVHLSNVHKREAFRHHSYVSLRADGVIAGLGSQGYRAAMEALIRQA, from the coding sequence GTGAGCCAAGGCAAGGTACTCGTGCTGCATGGACCCAACCTCAACCTGCTCGGCACCCGCCAGCCGGAGATCTACGGCCATGAGACCCTCGAGGACATCAACCACGCCCTCTACGAGCAGGCCGCGCTGAATGACTGGGACATCGCCTGTCGCCAGAGCAACCACGAGGGCGAACTGATCGATGCCATCCAGGGGGCGCGGCTCGATGGCACCTCGGCGATCATCATCAACCCGGCGGCCTATACCCACACCTCGGTGGCGATCCTCGATGCCCTCAACGCCTTCGACGGCCGGGTGATCGAGGTGCACCTGTCGAACGTGCACAAGCGTGAGGCCTTCCGCCATCATTCCTATGTCTCGCTGCGGGCCGACGGCGTGATCGCCGGGCTCGGCAGCCAGGGCTATCGGGCGGCGATGGAGGCGCTGATACGACAGGCCTGA
- a CDS encoding potassium channel family protein gives MRLIHRLRRRSTCRQLVQHLNIDMRARLRRAFLWLVVLTGLHTLAMVVFEGLTGGDALWLTLTTLTTVGYGDVSAATPLGRAATVGLLYVAGITLLAQLASDYIDYRLKRKESMINGRWRWQMNDHVLIINSPASNAGVYFERLVSQLRATRELHDTPVQLLTEAFPEGLPDSLREQGVVHHHGEPSDPRSLAAVTPQDARAIIVLASDEYSRVSDSITLDVLTQLRDLCGDALPYTVAECVHEDSRRRLALAGASTTLRPIRAYPEMLVRSLVAPGAEKILENLFTHHDDHAMRYPVAVEDAVWSDVTCRLMAAGMGTLMAYVGDDGEIVCHPAHDHRFSATALILMVREEFVPSRAEIETCLMDEVAGDARTGPSPTR, from the coding sequence ATGCGACTGATTCATAGGCTGCGCCGACGCTCGACGTGTCGGCAGTTGGTGCAACATCTCAACATCGACATGCGCGCGCGGCTCAGGCGCGCCTTCCTGTGGCTGGTGGTGCTCACCGGCTTGCACACCCTGGCCATGGTCGTCTTCGAAGGGCTTACCGGGGGTGATGCGCTGTGGCTGACCCTGACCACCTTGACCACGGTGGGCTATGGGGATGTGTCGGCGGCCACGCCGCTGGGGCGCGCGGCCACGGTGGGGCTTTTGTATGTCGCCGGCATCACCCTGCTGGCACAGCTGGCCAGCGATTACATCGATTACCGCCTCAAGCGGAAGGAATCCATGATCAACGGCCGCTGGAGGTGGCAGATGAATGACCATGTGCTGATCATCAACAGTCCCGCCAGCAACGCCGGCGTCTATTTCGAGCGCCTGGTGAGTCAGCTGCGGGCCACCCGGGAGCTGCACGACACGCCGGTGCAGCTGCTGACCGAGGCCTTCCCGGAGGGGCTGCCCGACAGCCTGCGCGAGCAGGGGGTAGTGCACCATCACGGCGAACCGTCTGATCCCCGGTCGTTGGCCGCCGTCACCCCGCAAGACGCCCGGGCGATCATCGTGCTGGCAAGCGACGAGTACAGCCGCGTCTCCGACAGCATCACCCTGGACGTCCTGACCCAGCTTAGGGACCTGTGCGGTGATGCGCTGCCCTACACGGTGGCCGAGTGCGTGCACGAGGACAGTCGCCGTCGTCTGGCGCTGGCCGGCGCCAGCACCACCCTGCGCCCGATTCGTGCCTACCCGGAGATGCTGGTGCGCTCCTTGGTGGCTCCGGGCGCCGAGAAGATTCTCGAGAACCTCTTCACCCACCACGACGATCATGCCATGCGCTACCCGGTCGCCGTGGAAGATGCTGTCTGGTCCGACGTGACCTGCCGCCTGATGGCTGCCGGCATGGGCACCCTGATGGCGTATGTGGGCGATGATGGCGAGATCGTCTGCCACCCGGCCCACGATCATCGCTTCTCCGCCACGGCCCTGATTCTGATGGTGCGCGAGGAGTTCGTGCCGAGCAGGGCCGAGATCGAGACGTGTCTCATGGATGAGGTGGCCGGCGACGCCCGGACTGGCCCTAGCCCGACGAGATAG
- a CDS encoding cache domain-containing protein — translation MQDNGILRLAYDIADVTQDKVGLIEEIMQRTEILALNARIEAARAGSAGAAFGVVAQEMGSVSSGINRIAKEFRAEVEAHTQSIEEAGAAMITEFRGQRLTDLAFNAVEIIDRNLFERSCDVRWWATDSAVVAAAASPGDPHRLDYASSRLATILRSYTVYLDLWITDTQGNVIANGRPDQYPQAVGSNVSQQGWFRDAMATANGDAFTVADIDRNPQLENAAVATYATAIRRDGEQNGAAIGVLGIFFDWSPQAQTVVDGVGLTEEERAHSRVMLLDAQHRIIADSRGPASLDETFSLAPGERERGYDGDTERLVAFARTPGYETYRGLGWYGVVETSTAEEKNGTPGVHKRSLVAS, via the coding sequence ATGCAAGACAATGGCATCCTGCGCCTCGCCTATGACATCGCCGATGTCACCCAAGATAAGGTGGGCTTGATCGAGGAGATCATGCAGCGCACCGAAATCCTGGCGCTGAACGCGCGCATCGAGGCGGCGCGTGCCGGTTCTGCGGGCGCCGCCTTCGGCGTGGTGGCGCAGGAGATGGGCAGCGTCTCGAGCGGCATCAACCGCATCGCCAAGGAGTTTCGCGCCGAGGTGGAGGCGCATACCCAGAGCATAGAGGAGGCGGGGGCGGCGATGATCACCGAATTTCGCGGCCAACGCCTCACGGATCTGGCCTTCAACGCGGTGGAGATCATCGATCGCAACCTGTTCGAGCGCTCCTGCGATGTACGTTGGTGGGCCACCGACAGTGCCGTCGTGGCCGCCGCGGCCAGTCCCGGTGACCCGCACCGTCTGGATTACGCCAGTTCGCGGCTGGCCACCATCCTGCGCTCCTACACCGTCTACCTTGACCTGTGGATCACCGATACCCAAGGGAACGTGATCGCCAACGGCCGTCCCGATCAGTACCCGCAGGCGGTAGGCAGCAACGTGTCGCAGCAGGGCTGGTTTCGTGATGCCATGGCCACGGCTAATGGCGATGCCTTCACCGTGGCGGACATCGACCGCAATCCGCAGCTCGAGAATGCGGCAGTCGCCACTTACGCCACGGCGATTCGTCGCGACGGTGAGCAGAACGGAGCGGCGATCGGCGTCCTCGGCATCTTTTTCGACTGGTCGCCGCAGGCACAGACGGTGGTGGATGGCGTCGGGCTGACGGAGGAAGAACGTGCGCACAGCCGTGTCATGTTGCTCGATGCCCAGCATCGCATCATTGCCGATTCCCGCGGCCCGGCGAGCCTCGATGAGACGTTTTCCCTCGCGCCCGGTGAGCGAGAACGGGGCTATGACGGCGACACCGAGCGGCTCGTCGCGTTCGCCCGGACCCCGGGCTATGAGACCTACCGGGGGCTGGGTTGGTACGGCGTGGTGGAGACCAGCACGGCGGAGGAAAAGAATGGCACCCCCGGGGTGCATAAGCGATCACTTGTTGCATCATGA
- a CDS encoding sugar-binding transcriptional regulator, translating to MSSHVDKFEQRLDQAARAAWLSYVGGRTQDEIASQLGVSRPGVQRLLALARQEGLIKVHIDHPIAGCMALSEALSARYGLEFCDVVPADPDNSPDASTPYLAVAAADRLSHYLERSAPLTLSLGTGRAVRAMVEALSRIDRPQHRFVSLVGNVARDGSSNRYDGVMVLADKTGGERFLLPAPVVAGTVEEREALCGQRLYQSVEKVARESEAAFVGVGRIDRRANLFRDHFISEAELDELLAGEAVGELLGWPLSRDGRVIDCSITRRMTSLPLETLRDRPLVAVAGGRDKGTAILAALRGGWLKGLVTDEGAARVIAEAGP from the coding sequence TTGAGCTCGCACGTGGACAAGTTCGAACAACGCCTGGATCAGGCCGCCCGCGCGGCCTGGCTTTCCTATGTCGGGGGCCGCACCCAGGACGAGATAGCAAGCCAGCTCGGTGTGTCGCGTCCCGGCGTGCAGCGCCTGCTGGCCCTGGCGCGTCAGGAAGGGCTGATCAAGGTGCACATCGATCATCCCATCGCCGGCTGCATGGCGCTCTCCGAGGCTCTGTCCGCGCGCTATGGGCTGGAGTTCTGCGACGTGGTGCCCGCCGACCCGGATAATAGCCCCGATGCCAGCACGCCCTATCTGGCCGTGGCGGCGGCCGATCGCCTGTCGCACTACCTGGAGCGCAGCGCCCCCCTGACCTTGTCCCTCGGCACCGGCCGGGCGGTGCGCGCGATGGTCGAGGCGCTCAGCCGGATCGACCGGCCACAGCACCGCTTCGTGTCGCTGGTCGGTAATGTCGCCAGAGACGGTTCCTCCAACCGCTACGATGGCGTGATGGTGCTGGCCGACAAGACGGGCGGCGAGCGTTTCCTGCTGCCGGCGCCGGTGGTGGCCGGTACGGTGGAGGAGCGCGAGGCGCTCTGCGGCCAGCGGCTCTATCAGTCGGTGGAGAAGGTCGCCCGGGAGTCCGAGGCCGCCTTCGTCGGCGTCGGTCGCATCGACCGGCGTGCCAACCTGTTCCGAGATCACTTCATCAGCGAGGCCGAGCTCGACGAACTGCTGGCCGGCGAGGCGGTAGGCGAGCTGCTGGGCTGGCCGCTGAGCCGCGACGGCCGGGTCATCGACTGCTCCATCACCCGCCGCATGACCAGCCTGCCCCTCGAGACCCTGCGCGACCGTCCTCTGGTGGCGGTAGCGGGAGGGCGCGACAAGGGCACGGCGATCCTCGCGGCCCTGCGTGGGGGCTGGCTCAAGGGGCTGGTCACCGACGAGGGCGCGGCGCGGGTCATCGCCGAAGCGGGGCCATGA